Below is a window of Roseivirga misakiensis DNA.
AATACCACGGTAGCAAAGGAGAGGGGCTTTCTGGCAGAATCTAAGACTCGCCCTGTCAGATCTTGCTGTGCATGTGCTTGATATATGAAACAGCCTAAAAGAGTTGCTATAAGGAGAGATTTCTTCATTCTTGACCTTTGCCACCAAAACCTTTCGCGCCGGCTTTAGACTTATTTTTCATATTCTCTTTGAACTCTTCGGTTTTTGCCGCTACTATTTGGTCAAAGGCTTCCTTGCTCATTTTTTTTCCATCTTCCAATTGGGCGCCTAGGTCCTTACTTTCATATGATAAATCGATATCAGTAGCTAGTATGAAAACCTCCTCATTTTTTTCAATCGCTAGTATTAAACCAGGCAAACCAATGTAACCAGCTGGTCCTCCTGAAATTGGTATTTCTGAAGTAAACCATGCCGTGTATTTAATACCATCTTTTTCTGTATCTGCCCCAAAGCATATATAATTAAGTATTTTCTTCTTCTTGGCTGATAGTTTCCAAGCCAAAGGCTCAATACTTGAGCTTACTTGAAATTTTCGGGTCATGAACTCTGTTTGTTCTACTTGCAGGCCTTCATTAAAGTCATAATAGACTTTTTGTATTTCAGGTTTGGGGCCTTTTCCCCAGTTAGCTTTTTTTAAAGCCGATTGTAGTTTCTCAGACGTTTTTAAATTGTCGTTGGGATCCTTTTCATAAAAAGCGGTATTACCGGCAAAGCTTAGTAGGTATCTATATTTACCCTGTTTTGGTTGATCAGCTAGCCATGCTTCCCACAGTGGATCGCTTTTGTAATCTCCAAAGTCGTAGGTAGTAATCTGCTCGTAGGTTATTTTTCCACTTGACTCACTTTGAGCAAAAAGACCTACCGAAATGATCAATAAAAAGAATAATGTAAAGCGTGTTTTCATCAGGTTTTTCTTCTAGTCTTATCAATTACCACCACGGCCTCTGCCTGAGCCTCTACCACCGGTGGCTTTCCATTCTTTCACTTTATCAGCAACAGTTTGAGCAAAATCTATTTGTGACATATATTCTCCCTTAGTGGGCTTTTTAATAGAAATAGGATCGTTTAGGACCACTTCTGATGCAAGCACAAGCATTTGATTGCCTTTTTCAATACCTAAGATTAGGCCGGGCAATCCGTGAAAATTATCTGGGCCAAAGGGTATTGGGATTTCTACGGTAAACCAAGCGGTGATTATACCATCTTCAGTTTCCAATTGAGCTCCTGTACAAATATAATTCAGGACTCGTTTTTTCTCCGTAGTCAATTTCCATGCTGGTAAATCTGTCGCTTCATAAACGACAAAGTCACGAGTCATAAATTCTACTTGCCTTAATCTTTGTTGGTCTGTTAGGTTATGGTAGACCGCCAGGACGATTTCTTTGGGTGGGTTTAGAGAATTAAGTCCGTTCAAAGCGCGTTGGAGCATAGGACCAGCTTCCTCACGTTGTGCAACATCTTCCTTGAAAAGCGATTCTTCTTTGTTAAATGAAAGGGTATAAGCGAATGTCCCGGTTTTTGGAAGGTCTTTAATAAAGTTATCCCATCGCGGACGACCAATTGGTTCTAGACCATATTCGACGATTTTTTTGTACGTAACAATTCCGCCCGTCTGTCCTTGCACGGAATCAAAAATCAAGAGTGGAATAATTAAAAAGAGAAATTTGAGTGCAGTTCTAATCATAGCTAGACCAATTTCTTTAATTCGAATTTGTGTTTTAATCTGTTAATAAAGTAGAAAAAAACAGATGAAACGGACAAAAATGGTCGTCAAGTGACCTTTTTCATCTACAATTGATTTGAAATCCGTTCAGATTAAAAGCAGAGATATTACAAGGTAAACGGCCTAATTAATATCGAGTGTAAAGAAGATGTTGTCACCAAAGGTATCTAGTGCATGAACCCCATAGCGATAGAAAACACCAATATTAATATTGTATTTAGCGTCATTCAAATCTAGGTTAATGATTCGGTTCAGTTTTATTCCAGATTCCAAATAGGGTTGTGAAGGGATGTTTACATCAATTTCTCGATGTCTTTCGGCTGAACTAAGGTTTCCAATACCAATGTTTTGGTGTAACTCTATCACCGGGCTCGAAATCGTATTTTTCCAAAGGTATGATCCAAAAGTATGACCAATAAAAATATTAACATATTGATCTGATGTGAATTCGTAGGGACGCATGGTTTGGAAATATCCAAAAGCAAAGAAGTCGGATGTAGACGTTCCATGGCCTGTAAATAAGAGGGGATAAGGCACATCTCCTTCAACGTATCCTGCATTTATTTGAAACTTAAGACGGCCTCCTGCTCTATATTTGAACTCATTTTCGAGGTTGAAATCTAATCTTTGATAGTCAAACCCTCCGTCCCAAAAGTCCGACCATCCTTTGGCATAACTAATTTTAATGAAGGGGTATTGTGACGATGACTTGATGAACCTGTTTCCTAGTCGCGCATATTTAGCGGGATGATAAGTAAGCTGTGCACCAGTTTCGGTAAAATCAAATTGAGATTGAAGGTCAAAATCACTAGGGCTGTCAAATGCGTATGGATAGCGCGCTGTAACAGT
It encodes the following:
- a CDS encoding GLPGLI family protein: MKTRFTLFFLLIISVGLFAQSESSGKITYEQITTYDFGDYKSDPLWEAWLADQPKQGKYRYLLSFAGNTAFYEKDPNDNLKTSEKLQSALKKANWGKGPKPEIQKVYYDFNEGLQVEQTEFMTRKFQVSSSIEPLAWKLSAKKKKILNYICFGADTEKDGIKYTAWFTSEIPISGGPAGYIGLPGLILAIEKNEEVFILATDIDLSYESKDLGAQLEDGKKMSKEAFDQIVAAKTEEFKENMKNKSKAGAKGFGGKGQE
- a CDS encoding GLPGLI family protein, producing the protein MIRTALKFLFLIIPLLIFDSVQGQTGGIVTYKKIVEYGLEPIGRPRWDNFIKDLPKTGTFAYTLSFNKEESLFKEDVAQREEAGPMLQRALNGLNSLNPPKEIVLAVYHNLTDQQRLRQVEFMTRDFVVYEATDLPAWKLTTEKKRVLNYICTGAQLETEDGIITAWFTVEIPIPFGPDNFHGLPGLILGIEKGNQMLVLASEVVLNDPISIKKPTKGEYMSQIDFAQTVADKVKEWKATGGRGSGRGRGGN